CTTGTCAGGGAGGGTGAACCCGGGCTATGTTCTGACATCAGGCGGTTCCGGACCTTCCGGGATCTGCAGGCGAACAGGAGAAGATCGTGATGGGGAGCGGGTTGGAGCTCAGGAAATTCGTGGCTCCGGAAATCGTTTTCGGGGCTAAGGCCAGGACCATGACCGGCGGATTCGCCCGCAATCTTGGCCTGGCCAAGGTTCTCCTGGTTTCGGATCCCGGGGTGGTCGCGGCCGGCTGGGTCGGCGAAATCAGACAATCCCTGGAGTCCGAAGGAATCGCCTACGACATGTTCACGAACATCACGCCCAATCCCAGGACCGAGGAGGTCATGGCCGGTGCCGAGGCCTATCTGGCCGGGGGGTGCAACGGGATCGTGGCCGTGGGCGGGGGCAGCCCCATGGACTGCGCTAAAGGTATCGGCATCGTAGCAACCAGCGGCGGGCATATCCTCGACTACGA
The Deltaproteobacteria bacterium genome window above contains:
- a CDS encoding iron-containing alcohol dehydrogenase; its protein translation is MGSGLELRKFVAPEIVFGAKARTMTGGFARNLGLAKVLLVSDPGVVAAGWVGEIRQSLESEGIAYDMFTNITPNPRTEEVMAGAEAYLAGGCNGIVAVGGGSPMDCAKGIGIVATSGGHILDY